The following proteins come from a genomic window of Diprion similis isolate iyDipSimi1 chromosome 8, iyDipSimi1.1, whole genome shotgun sequence:
- the LOC124408739 gene encoding mitochondrial folate transporter/carrier has product MSTIKTTGTGTTRVLPVFSHVKYEHLIAGLSGGVLSTLMLHPLDLIKIRFAVNDGVTHSAPQYSGLRGAFVEIHRTEGLRGLYRGVVPNILGSGSSWGFYFFFYNTIKTWIQGGNAKKPVGPVMHMLAAADAGIMTLLITNPIWVVKTRLCLQYSSDVNLAESKRYSGLVDALTKIYRTEGIRGLYKGLVPGMFGVTHGALQFMTYEEMKNSYNDYRGLPIDTKLNTTDYICFAALSKLFAAMATYPYQVVRARLQDHHHDYRGTWHCIQLTWRGEGWRGFYKGLGPNLVRVTPATIITFVTYENISHKLLRAKSSRMEDLPAASAVAILNTSKTEVTAN; this is encoded by the exons ATGTCTACGATAAAAACCACAGGGACGGGAACCACACGAGTTCTCCCGGTATTCAGTCACGTTAAATATGAACACTTGATCGCTGGTCTATCCGGAGGGGTTTTGTCAACCTTGATGCTGCATCCCTTGGATCTAATAAAAATCAGATTTGCCG TTAATGATGGCGTCACACATTCTGCTCCACAGTACAGTGGTCTTCGGGGTGCCTTTGTAGAAATCCATAGGACAGAGGGACTCAGAGGCCTCTATAGAGGGGTAGTACCGAACATTCTTGGCTCGGGCAGCTCTTGGggattctattttttctt CTACAACACAATAAAAACATGGATTCAAGGTGGAAATGCAAAGAAGCCTGTTGGTCCAGTAATGCATATGTTAGCTGCAGCTGATGCTGGGATTATGACACTGTTAATAACAAATCCAATCTGGGTAGTTAAGACGCGACTTTGCCTCCAATATTCAAGTGACGTAAATCTTGCAGAAAGCAAAAGATACTCCGGCTTGGTAGATGCTCTCACCAAGATATATAGAACAGAGGGTATTCGGGGACTCTACAAG GGTCTTGTTCCTGGAATGTTCGGTGTCACACATGGTGCGCTGCAATTTATGACATATGAGGAAATGAAGAATAGCTATAATGACTACCGAGGATTACCCATCGATACAAAGCTG AATACAACGGATTATATTTGTTTTGCCGCCTTATCAAAATTGTTTGCTGCAATGGCGACGTATCCTTATCAAGTAGTGAGAGCTCGACTTCAGGATCATCATCACGATTACAGAGGAACTTGGCATTGTATTCAACTAACATGGAG GGGTGAAGGTTGGCGTGGCTTTTACAAGGGGTTAGGCCCTAATCTTGTCAGAGTGACGCCCGCAACTATCATCACATTCGTCACCTATGAGAACATTTCCCACAAACTACTACGCGCCAAGTCATCCCGCATGGAGGA